In a single window of the Streptomyces sp. NBC_00353 genome:
- a CDS encoding NAD-dependent malic enzyme, with protein MATAPSVSYSMTVRLEVPASGTAVSQLTTAVESSGGSVTGLDVTASGHEKLRIDVTIAASSTAHADEIVEGLRDIEGVVLGKVSDRTFLMHLGGKIEMASKHPIRNRDDLSMIYTPGVARVCMAIAENPEDARRLTIKRNSVAVVTDGSAVLGLGNIGPMAALPVMEGKAALFKRFAGIDAWPICLDTQDTDAIVEIVKAIAPGFAGINLEDISAPRCFEIEARLREALDIPVFHDDQHGTAIVVLAALTNALRVVGKGIGDVRVVMSGAGAAGTAILKLLIAAGVKHAVVADIHGVVHAGREDLVSADPDSPLRWIADNTNPESMTGTLKEAVVGADVFIGVSAPNVLDGNDVAAMADGAIVFALANPDPEVDPAIARQTAAVVATGRSDFPNQINNVLVFPGVFRGLLDAQSRTVNTEMMLAAAGALAETVAEDELNRNYIIPSVFNDKVAGAVAGAVRTAAKAAGGAVTGAANSI; from the coding sequence ATGGCAACGGCGCCCAGCGTCTCGTACTCGATGACGGTCAGGCTGGAGGTGCCCGCGAGCGGTACCGCGGTCTCCCAGCTCACCACGGCCGTGGAGTCCTCCGGCGGGTCGGTCACCGGCCTCGATGTGACCGCTTCCGGTCACGAGAAGCTGCGGATCGACGTCACCATCGCGGCCTCGTCCACCGCGCACGCGGACGAGATCGTCGAAGGTCTGCGCGACATCGAAGGTGTCGTGCTGGGCAAGGTCTCCGACCGTACGTTCCTGATGCACCTCGGCGGCAAGATCGAGATGGCGTCCAAGCACCCCATCCGCAACCGTGACGACCTCTCGATGATCTACACCCCGGGTGTGGCGCGGGTCTGCATGGCGATTGCCGAGAACCCCGAGGACGCCCGCCGCCTCACCATCAAGCGCAACTCCGTCGCAGTTGTGACGGACGGCTCCGCCGTACTGGGCCTCGGCAACATCGGCCCGATGGCCGCCCTGCCGGTGATGGAGGGCAAGGCGGCCCTCTTCAAGCGGTTCGCCGGCATCGACGCCTGGCCGATCTGCCTGGACACCCAGGACACCGACGCGATCGTCGAAATCGTCAAGGCGATCGCCCCCGGCTTCGCGGGCATCAACCTGGAGGACATCTCCGCGCCCCGCTGCTTCGAGATCGAGGCACGGCTGCGCGAGGCCCTCGACATCCCCGTCTTCCACGACGACCAGCACGGCACCGCGATCGTCGTGCTGGCCGCCCTGACCAACGCACTGCGCGTGGTGGGCAAGGGAATTGGGGACGTGCGCGTCGTCATGTCCGGCGCCGGAGCGGCCGGTACGGCCATCCTGAAGCTGCTCATCGCCGCCGGTGTCAAGCACGCCGTCGTCGCCGACATCCACGGTGTGGTGCACGCGGGCCGCGAGGACCTGGTCTCCGCCGACCCCGACTCGCCGCTGCGCTGGATCGCCGACAACACCAACCCGGAATCGATGACCGGCACGCTCAAGGAGGCCGTCGTCGGCGCCGACGTCTTCATCGGCGTCTCCGCTCCGAACGTGCTGGACGGCAATGACGTCGCGGCGATGGCGGACGGCGCGATCGTGTTCGCGCTCGCGAACCCGGACCCCGAGGTGGACCCGGCAATCGCCCGCCAGACCGCGGCAGTTGTCGCCACCGGGCGCTCCGACTTCCCGAACCAGATCAACAATGTGCTGGTCTTCCCGGGTGTCTTCCGCGGCCTGCTGGACGCTCAGTCCCGCACGGTCAACACGGAGATGATGCTCGCCGCGGCCGGCGCCCTCGCCGAGACGGTTGCCGAGGACGAGCTGAACCGGAACTACATCATCCCGTCGGTCTTCAACGACAAGGTCGCGGGCGCGGTCGCCGGGGCCGTCCGCACGGCCGCGAAGGCCGCTGGAGGCGCTGTGACGGGCGCGGCGAACTCCATCTGA
- a CDS encoding HU family DNA-binding protein: MNRSELVAALADRAEVTRKDADAVLAALAETVGEIVAKGDEKVTIPGFLTFERTHRAARTARNPQTGDPINIPAGYSVKVSAGSKLKEAAKGK; the protein is encoded by the coding sequence ATGAACCGCAGTGAGCTGGTGGCCGCCCTGGCCGACCGCGCCGAGGTGACCCGCAAGGACGCCGACGCCGTGCTGGCCGCGCTCGCCGAGACCGTCGGTGAGATCGTCGCCAAGGGCGACGAGAAGGTCACCATCCCCGGCTTCCTGACCTTCGAGCGCACCCACCGTGCCGCTCGCACCGCTCGTAACCCGCAGACCGGCGACCCGATCAACATCCCGGCCGGCTACAGCGTGAAGGTCTCCGCGGGCTCGAAGCTCAAGGAAGCCGCCAAGGGCAAGTAA
- the murA gene encoding UDP-N-acetylglucosamine 1-carboxyvinyltransferase, with product MTGTDDVLLVHGGTPLEGEIRVRGAKNLVPKAMVAALLGSGPSRLRNVPDIRDVRVVRGLLQLHGVTVRPGDEPGELILDPTHVESANVADIDAHAGSSRIPILFCGPLLHRLGHAFIPGLGGCDIGGRPIDFHFDVLRQFGATIEKRADGQYLEAPQRLRGTKIRLPYPSVGSTEQVLLTAVLAEGVTELSNAAVEPEIEDLICVLQKMGAIISMDTDRTIRITGVDRLDGYTHRAIPDRLEAASWASAALATEGNIYVRGAQQRSMMTFLNTFRRVGGAFEIDDEGIRFWHPGGALNAIALETDVHPGFQTDWQQPLVVALTQAAGLSIVHETVYESRLGFTSALNQMGAHIQLYRECLGGSDCRFGQRNFLHSAVVSGPTKLQGADLVIPDLRGGFSYLIAALAAQGTSRVHGIDLINRGYENFMDKLEKLGAKVELPGGSLV from the coding sequence ATGACCGGCACAGACGATGTCCTGCTTGTCCACGGCGGAACCCCGCTGGAGGGCGAGATCCGCGTCCGAGGCGCCAAGAACCTGGTGCCGAAGGCGATGGTCGCCGCGCTGCTCGGCAGCGGGCCCAGCCGGCTGCGCAATGTGCCCGACATCCGCGATGTGCGGGTCGTGCGGGGTCTGCTGCAGCTGCACGGTGTGACGGTCCGCCCCGGTGACGAGCCTGGCGAGCTCATCCTGGACCCCACCCATGTCGAGAGCGCGAACGTCGCCGACATCGACGCCCACGCGGGCTCGTCGCGCATCCCGATCCTCTTCTGCGGCCCGCTGCTGCACCGGCTGGGCCACGCGTTCATTCCGGGACTCGGCGGCTGTGACATCGGCGGACGGCCGATCGACTTCCACTTCGACGTGCTGCGGCAGTTCGGCGCGACCATCGAGAAGCGGGCGGACGGCCAGTACCTGGAGGCCCCTCAGCGGCTGCGCGGTACGAAGATCCGGCTGCCGTACCCGTCGGTGGGCTCCACCGAGCAGGTGCTGCTGACGGCCGTGCTCGCCGAGGGTGTCACCGAGCTGTCCAACGCGGCCGTGGAGCCGGAGATCGAGGACCTCATCTGCGTGCTGCAGAAGATGGGCGCGATCATCTCGATGGACACCGACCGGACGATCCGGATCACCGGTGTCGACCGGCTCGACGGTTACACGCACCGGGCGATCCCGGACCGCCTGGAGGCGGCCTCCTGGGCGTCCGCGGCGCTGGCGACCGAGGGCAACATCTACGTGCGCGGCGCACAGCAGCGCTCGATGATGACGTTCCTGAACACGTTCCGCCGGGTCGGCGGCGCCTTCGAGATCGACGACGAGGGCATCCGCTTCTGGCACCCGGGCGGCGCGCTGAACGCCATCGCCCTGGAGACGGACGTGCACCCCGGCTTCCAGACCGACTGGCAGCAGCCGCTGGTGGTGGCGCTGACGCAGGCCGCGGGCCTGTCCATCGTCCACGAGACGGTGTACGAGTCCCGGCTCGGCTTCACGTCCGCGCTGAACCAGATGGGGGCGCACATCCAGCTCTACCGCGAGTGCCTGGGCGGCTCCGACTGCCGCTTCGGCCAGCGGAACTTCCTGCACTCGGCGGTCGTGTCCGGCCCGACGAAGCTGCAGGGCGCGGATCTGGTCATCCCGGACCTGCGCGGCGGGTTCTCGTACCTGATCGCCGCACTGGCGGCGCAGGGCACGTCCCGGGTGCACGGCATCGACCTGATCAACCGTGGCTACGAGAACTTCATGGACAAGCTGGAGAAGCTGGGCGCGAAGGTGGAGCTGCCGGGCGGGTCACTGGTCTGA